The DNA window ATGATTTAGCCAATGGAAAAGTGGGGAAAGCCATTTCAGCTGAAATCCCACTGGGAGGTCTCTCCAGAAATATATTTGAAACACTAACACCAATCCCACTCAAAACCTTTGAAATTGCATCAGCACATTCAAACCTAAACTTCCCAAACGGATTGTATTCAACCATAAATCCCAAAAGGAGATTGTGGGAGGAGACATATAAAATTAGAGTTACATCTAAAACCAGAATGCTACCTCTCAACGGGAGGTTTTGGAGGTTTTAGGAGGAGGGAGGCAAAACCAGCGGCAATGGATGAGAATGAGAGGAATAATAATATCTGATCATAAGAGCCGAAGACCATGTACAAGTATCCAGTCAACCAACCCGATATCAATCCAGCCCAAGCCTTAGCAGTGTAAGTTAAACCATAATTTGCAGTGGCATACCTAGAACCATAATAATCGCCTATAATTGATGGATAGAAGGCGAAGGGTGAACCTCCAAACAAAGCCACAACAAAACTTAAACATACAAATAAGAATGGATTAAAGCCTAAGAAGACTAAAGCCATAGTTGAAACGCCCAATAATAGGTAGAAGATGAACATACACTTAACCCTACCAATCCTATCAGAAATGAAACCAGCAAGAATCCTACTTAAACCATTACCCACGGGGAATAATGTTAAAGCCAAATTCAGATAGTAACCTGAAATACCGAAAAACTTTGCCAAAAACTTCAATTGAGCTGCAAATATCAAAACTATAGCCACTGTAAAAGTGAAGGATACATATATGAGATACCACTGCCAAGTTGAAACCATACCCTTCATATTGAAATCAAAACTGGAAGAGGAACGTGAACGTTCAACCCTCCCCTCAGGATAAACATAAAATAGCGATGCAATAAGAGTAACCAATAACATACTTAACCCTAGAATTTTCAGTGCAAAACTTAAACCATAAATTGATAAAAGCCATTGAATAATCAAATTGAATAATGCAGCTCCAGAACCAAACCCGAAAACCACAATTCCAGTGGCAAAACCACGCTTCTCAGGAAACCACTTAACAGCCAAAGCAGTTGAAACACCATAAAGTATTCCAACACCAAAACCTCCAAAACCATAAGCCAAATACAATAGCATTGGACTCCCAACCATAGATGAAAATATTAAACCAAAACCGCAAACAACTGAAGCAAACATTGAAACCTTCCTAGCACCATAATTATCAGCTAGGAAACCAGACAACGGTTGAATGAAAGTTGCAGTATAAGTGAATATTGTGAAAGCCAAACCCACAGTGGCAGCATCCCAACCGAAAACCATTGAAAAAGCATCTGCAAATAGAGACCAAGAATACTGATAAACACTAATAAACATCATAACAACAACTGCGAAGAGCAATATCAAAACCCTACGCTCCAAACCAAACACCCAAACTAAAACCATTAAACTTAAATCCAAATATAAAAGAGTAGCGAAACCCAAGTGTATAATACAATTGAAGATTGAAAAATGTTGAATATGCAGGATTGGTTATGGCACTGTGACACTTTTAGCTAAATTCCTAGGTTTATCAGGGTCAAGCCCCTTCTCAACGGCAACATAGTATGCAAAGAGCTGTAATGGAACAATATATGGTATTGGACTTAAGACATCAGGTATACCCTTAGGCATAGGTATATGGTGATCAGCCAACCCAATGATCTCCCTATCATCCTCCTCACATAAAGCTATGACTTCAGCCCCCCTAGCCTTCATCTCCATAATATTACCAATAATCTCCTTCCTAGTGGAATCCCTTGGAGCAATGAATATCACTGGAACCCCCTTCTCAACAATACTTATTGGGCCATGCTTAGATTCAGCTGCACTGAAAGCCAGTGAGGGGGTGTATGTTATCTCGAGAAGCTTCAATCTACCCTCAAGGGCTGTGGCAACATTTATCCCCCTACCAAGGAATAGGAATAAATTCTTCTTAGCATAACGTTTAGCTAGAAGCTTAACATTATCAGCACAAGAATTTAAAACTCTACCAATAACTTCAGGCATACCCTTAAGGCTATCCCTAAGTGAATCCGACTCCTGCTGGGAAAGCTTCCCCCTCAAATTTGCAACCCTCATAGCCAATTGAGCTAAAACAATGAGCTGAGAAGTGAATGTCTTCGTGGCTGCAACGCCAATCTCAGGGCCAGATTGCTGAACAATGTAAGCCCTTGAAACCCTAGTGAGAGTTGAACCAACAGTGTTGGTTAAGCCTAGAACTGTGGCAGCCCTCATCCTAGCATGATCCACAGCCCTCAAAACATCATAAGTCTCACCAGACTGACTCACTGCCAAAATAACATCATCAATGCCAACGGAATCACCATACTGCTCCAGAAACTCAGAAGCCACCACGGGGAAAGCTGCAACCCTAGCAATCTTGGAGAACATGTATGAAGCAGCTAAACATGCATGATATGAAGTACCGCAAGCCACCAAGAAAACCCTCTCACCACGATCAATAAATCTTGAAAGCAAATCCAAATACTGCTCCTGAAGTCTAAGGGCATTCCTAAGACTCAGCGGTTGCTCATAAATTTCCTTAAGCATGAAGTGTGGGTAACCTTGCTTCTCAGCCAACTCAATACTCCAATCCACAGTGAAAGGCTTCTTAAGGACAATTTCACCATCAGATATCCTCCTAAACTCAACACCACCAAGACTTAGAACTGCTATTTCACCATTATCCATGGAGATAAAGTTCCTAGTATATTCGAGGATTGCAGGTATATCTGAAGCGCAATAGTATGCTCCATCACCAATCCCAACAATCAATGGACTCTCATTCCTAGCGCAAATTATCTTGTCAGGCTCAACCGTCGAGATGACTGCTATGGCATAGGATCCCCTAAGCCTCCTAACAGCTTGGAGGACAGCTTCATAAAGATTTAAACCAGACTTAACCCCCTCCTCAATCAAGTGTGGGATAACCTCAGTATCTGTTCTTGAAGTGAATTTATGCCCCCTATCCTCAAGCTCCCTCTTCAACTCCAAGAAGTTCTCTATAACACCATTATGTACAACGGCAATAGTACCACTACAATCCAAATGTGGATGAGCATTCTCCCTACTTGGAGCACCATGAGTAGCCCACCTAGTATGAGCTATACCCAAACTTCCAGGCATATCCATAAAATTTAGCCTAGAATTAATATCATCAATCTTACCGGAATCCTTCTTCAAATACAATTTACCGCCATAAATTGTAGCCATACCAGCAGAATCATACCCCCTATACTCAAGCCTCTTCAAACCACTAAACAGTATTGGAGCCGCCAAACCACTGGAGAGTATACAGCCAATTATGCCACACATCCCAATACACCAAGTAAACTTGTTTTAAGTAAAAAACAGTTAAAATAATTTCTACGAAACAAACTTAAAAGCTTTACCATAAGATAGTAATAGGCTCAAATAACGTTAGCCAAACATCTAAATAGGTAATTCAATTGACTTAAAACTGCAAGGGATATTATCGATGAACGCATCCTAGAACCAATACCCCTTGAACTTGAAACCCAATACACTAGCATTGCAGAATAAACTTCGAGGGGGAGGTTGAATAAAACCCTACTCTGAAGCATACCATCGAGAAATGGGTAGGCAATTGAAGATGCAATTACCGTAAACCTCAAAATATCATCACAAACCCCACGGGACGGAGCCAACAGAGCCATTAAAGCTGAAATTAACGTGAAGAAGTTAAGTTGGAAACCACCATAAAGTATGAAGCCAATGAAGAATGAGTTATACCAGTAATTGTATAGGTTGCTGAGATTTAAAGCTCTAAACAAACCATAAATAACCCAAAACTGACTACCACCGGGAATTAGGAGGACTAAAGCCAGGGGGATTGATGGAGCCAACATCAAAAATACACCATAATACTCCCTTAAAACCCCAACAACCCCCCTAAATTTGAAAATGGAGTATAAGAGGAATAGGGCTAGGGAACCTGAAAACTGAAAATAAGTCCATGGGTGAATAAGTAAAGCCAAATTATAGAGGACCACAGCAAAAATCAATGCAACCCTAGACTTGGAATGGATATGCAAAAACAATAGGGATAATGATAGGAATATGAATATCAATGCAGAAACATTGGCTAGAAAGTATGAATACATGTTAACTGAAATCTTAAAACCAATGGAAGTAAATAATGCGGAAATAGAGGCTAGCCTCGAATCCCCAAAACCCATCCAAACAACCATGAAAATTGAGAAGACCAATAATGGGTTAAGTATGATTGGAGCAAAAGTCACGGTAGTCCTAACATCAAAACCAAATAAACACTTAAACACATATAGAATTGGAATGAGGAGAGGCCTAGAACCACCAAAGAATCTGAATACACTCCAAGGATTAGCTTCAAACCCCCTCAAAGCCTCCTCATAATACCTGAAATCAACACCCACAGGATAGAAGTTTGGATTTAAGGATGGAATATAGGGGTATAGGGATGCTGCAACGGAAATCACAATTGACGCTGAGAGAATAGCGAAATCCACAATAGATTTACGTGAAAACAAACCATCAATCGATAAACCCCCAAACCTAATATTAAGAAAACTTAGCAATGGCTTAAGAATCCAAAAGTATAACATGAAAACCAACACCATCGGAGACGAGGAGGAAAGCAGCGATGACGACGACAACTCGAGGAAAGCCAAATCATAAATTAATGGGACTTTAAGATTCAAAGGATACAGGAAAACCCAATAAACTAAGCTGATGAACTCGAAAATGCATAAGATAATTATCATTGAGAGAACTGTCCAACCATCAAAACCAAACTCATATAAAAACAATATGAAGGTGGAGAAGGCATAAATTAAAGTTGCCCACCCAAAACCAAAAATGGCATAAGAAGCCAATGCAACGGCTATTGAAGCTAGGGAAGCATAAAACCCCCTAAAAACCATGTAAAGCAATAAAGCTGAAGAGAAGATTACACTTATAAACCATAGGAGCTGAGGAGCGTTAAACCTAACCAAACTAGTAACCCTATGAATTGTAACCCAACAATTAAACCCAAATAGATCCGATAAAAGCAAGAGGGAAGTAAAAATGTTGAAAGCAGAAATGAAGTTTATAATCCTATTAAAATGGGAAGTGGACATAAGGAAGCACCAAATAAAAAATTTGGGGGTTTAGGGTGCACTGGTAGCCCTAAAATCTCCTACTCAATATGATTATTATCACCAACACCACTATCAATACCACTATTGGTATTATTATCGTGTAAGACCATGTTGGAACGGGGGGTGCTGGTGGAGCCTCAACGGTAACAGTAACTTCAGTGGAAGATACACCCTCACAAACAGCCTTAAACTTATAGCTACCAGCAATATCTATCCGATACGGGAATACAGCCTTACCATCAGAATCAGTGTACTTCTCAAGTTGCTTAACCCCATCCACATACAACTCAACCTTCCTATTAGCCATAACATTACCATACTGATCCTTAACCACAACAGTCACAGTGACAGACTCACCAGTATATATCTTAGTCCTATCAACACTAATGGAAACTGACGTAACCGCTGGTGGAGGAACATACTTCGAAACAGTTATAGTGATTGTTGGAGACTTAACAACTCCAGAGGCAACATAAACTGTGAAGCTACCGAAATCTTTGAATGTATACTTGAATGTGGCTGTGCCTGAGGAGTCTGAAACCTTAGAGTCAACCTTAACCCCATTCACATATAGATCCAATGTTACACCAGCCATCCCAGCGCCATACTGATCCAAAGCAGTAGCGGAGAACATTACGGTTTGATACTGAATTATGGATGTGGCATTTGCAGATAAAGTTATGGACGTCAATACTGGTGGAATCCTAGCCACAGTGATAGTTACAATGTTCGATGAAACCCCAGCTGAAGATGCATATACGCTGAAAGTGCCAGCATTACTGAAAACAACTGTGAAGAAGGCTTTACCATCAGAACCAGTGGTCTTAGTGGCATACCTAACCCCATCCACAAGCAAATCCACATCCACACCAGCCATAACATTACCATACTGATCCTTAACAGTAGCCGTAAACCCAACAACCCCACCAGCCAATACAGTAGTGACATTCGCAGCGAGCAATATTGAGGAAACTTTTGGTAGAGCTATTATGTTGAATTGATATGTTGCAAGACTGCCAGTATAGTCATCCTTAGCGTAAACAGTATACTTGCCAAGAGGCCAATCCATGGGTATCGTTATACTTACACTTCCAGAACCGGTGGAACTTGCAGTTAACTCATCAACATACCTAACATTGTTTGATGGATCATTAACTTGAATTGCAACCTTCCTATTAGGGGTAGCCCCACTAACGGTGATGGTTAATGTGGAGCCAGGATAGTAATTGTCCTTATCAGTTTTAACTTGAAAAACACCTGCAGAAATTGATTTAATGGGGAGGAGCATGTACACTAGGAATAACGCTAGAATTATGGTATATGTGAGCTTTCTGCATTCCAATACTTCCTCCCCCCTATCCAGTCACTTGAAATGTGAATGTTACCCCTTCACCCAGTATTACGCCACCCTTCTCCAACCAATTACTCCAAAGGAATATCTTCACAGTATAGGTTCCTGTGGGGGCATTCATTGGTATACTATAGCCTATGCCTGCAGTGGAAGTCCCACCTGGAGGGATCTCATGACCTACAAATCCTATAAACACTGGAGTATTCCCATAAAGTATCTCAACAATGTATAGGTATTTTGTTGGCGTAGTGTAATAGTAGTAGTAAGTGTAGTAATAGTAGTAGGCTGTGGCCATCTCTATTGTGGCATTAACAATGACCATCTCTCCACGGGCGAAAGTCGTCTTCGGAGCCCCAACCCTATCAGTAGTTGCATATCTAGTTATCCTTAAGGGTTTACCTTGCTCGGGAGCTATGAATGCGAATAGACCACTAAGATATGTTGAGAATAATACCCCGAAGGCTATTATTGATATTACTATGACTGCTATACGCTTCTCATCTAAAACAATCTCAATAACCTTCTCATTTCCTTCACTCAAATCTACATCACCAAATTTGAATCAACAAAACATTATGGGAATGTTTAAATATAAAACTTTCCGTTGAAAAATGGAAATTTAAATTTAGAATGGTCTACCAAATAAATGCCCCCTAGACTTAGCCTCAATTATATATTTTACAAGATTTTCAGAAGCTTCATTAAGTAGCCTCTCACCAAGATCTAAACTAGCCTTAGATGGATCACCCAAATACCCCATCCCACCAGTATGACTCCACATATCCATTAATGGTATCTGCACCTTAGATTTCACAGAAACATATTTTGAAGTAGCTTTAACTGCTGGAACACCTCGATAATCAATGCTTGGTTTGAAATTCAAGTTTATGATTATTGATGTCTCCATTGGACCTGCATGATCAGTAAAACCCTCAGATATTAGGTCAAACCAATTTACAATGGCCACCATAATTGAATCTTCATCCCTAAGCTTAATTGCCGCAGCCTTCAATGGAGCTTCATTCCCACCATGACCATTCAACAGCAATATATTCTTAAAACCACAATTTGCAAGGGATTTACAGACCTCATATATCAATTCAATCATAGATTCGCAGCTTAAGCTTATAGTTCCGGGGAAGTTTATATGTTCACCTGAACATCCAAACCTAATTCTAGGCCCAATCAGAACCCTAAAACCTAAGTTGTTAAGCTTCATGGCAGTTCTCAAAGCTATGGCTTCAGCTATCATGGTATCAGTCGATAACGGGAGGTGTGGACCGTGAGACTCCATAGACCCAACTGGAACTATAACTACACACCAATCGCTGAGTAAACTATTCAAATCCTCGTAGGTTAAATATTCAATGAACAATTTATCCATAGCAATCACATGGATAAATTAATCTCCAAATTAAGCATATAAATTATTGGGTGTGTGGTGTGGGAAAGCTTAGGATAGGTGTTTTGGGTTCAACCCGTGGAACTGATTTGGAGGGGATATTTAAAGCAATAGATGAGGGGAGACTTAGAGATGTGGAAATAGTATGTGTGATAAGCAATAAGAAGGATGCATATATACTTGAGAGGGCTAGGCAGAGAGGGGTTGAAGCAATATTCATAGATCCAAAGGGGAAGGATAGGGAGAGCTACGATAAGGAGGTTGCCGCAGAATTGGATAAACGTGGAGTTGACTTAATACTGCTAATAGGTTATATGAGGATACTTAGCCCATGGTTTGTGAACAAGTATAAGTGGAGGATAATGAACATCCACCCATCACTACTACCAGCCTTCGCAGG is part of the Candidatus Methanomethylicota archaeon genome and encodes:
- a CDS encoding OFA family MFS transporter, with protein sequence MERRVLILLFAVVVMMFISVYQYSWSLFADAFSMVFGWDAATVGLAFTIFTYTATFIQPLSGFLADNYGARKVSMFASVVCGFGLIFSSMVGSPMLLYLAYGFGGFGVGILYGVSTALAVKWFPEKRGFATGIVVFGFGSGAALFNLIIQWLLSIYGLSFALKILGLSMLLVTLIASLFYVYPEGRVERSRSSSSFDFNMKGMVSTWQWYLIYVSFTFTVAIVLIFAAQLKFLAKFFGISGYYLNLALTLFPVGNGLSRILAGFISDRIGRVKCMFIFYLLLGVSTMALVFLGFNPFLFVCLSFVVALFGGSPFAFYPSIIGDYYGSRYATANYGLTYTAKAWAGLISGWLTGYLYMVFGSYDQILLFLSFSSIAAGFASLLLKPPKPPVER
- the glmS gene encoding glutamine--fructose-6-phosphate transaminase (isomerizing), whose amino-acid sequence is MCGIIGCILSSGLAAPILFSGLKRLEYRGYDSAGMATIYGGKLYLKKDSGKIDDINSRLNFMDMPGSLGIAHTRWATHGAPSRENAHPHLDCSGTIAVVHNGVIENFLELKRELEDRGHKFTSRTDTEVIPHLIEEGVKSGLNLYEAVLQAVRRLRGSYAIAVISTVEPDKIICARNESPLIVGIGDGAYYCASDIPAILEYTRNFISMDNGEIAVLSLGGVEFRRISDGEIVLKKPFTVDWSIELAEKQGYPHFMLKEIYEQPLSLRNALRLQEQYLDLLSRFIDRGERVFLVACGTSYHACLAASYMFSKIARVAAFPVVASEFLEQYGDSVGIDDVILAVSQSGETYDVLRAVDHARMRAATVLGLTNTVGSTLTRVSRAYIVQQSGPEIGVAATKTFTSQLIVLAQLAMRVANLRGKLSQQESDSLRDSLKGMPEVIGRVLNSCADNVKLLAKRYAKKNLFLFLGRGINVATALEGRLKLLEITYTPSLAFSAAESKHGPISIVEKGVPVIFIAPRDSTRKEIIGNIMEMKARGAEVIALCEEDDREIIGLADHHIPMPKGIPDVLSPIPYIVPLQLFAYYVAVEKGLDPDKPRNLAKSVTVP
- a CDS encoding Ig-like domain-containing protein, translated to MECRKLTYTIILALFLVYMLLPIKSISAGVFQVKTDKDNYYPGSTLTITVSGATPNRKVAIQVNDPSNNVRYVDELTASSTGSGSVSITIPMDWPLGKYTVYAKDDYTGSLATYQFNIIALPKVSSILLAANVTTVLAGGVVGFTATVKDQYGNVMAGVDVDLLVDGVRYATKTTGSDGKAFFTVVFSNAGTFSVYASSAGVSSNIVTITVARIPPVLTSITLSANATSIIQYQTVMFSATALDQYGAGMAGVTLDLYVNGVKVDSKVSDSSGTATFKYTFKDFGSFTVYVASGVVKSPTITITVSKYVPPPAVTSVSISVDRTKIYTGESVTVTVVVKDQYGNVMANRKVELYVDGVKQLEKYTDSDGKAVFPYRIDIAGSYKFKAVCEGVSSTEVTVTVEAPPAPPVPTWSYTIIIPIVVLIVVLVIIIILSRRF
- a CDS encoding creatininase family protein, with amino-acid sequence MDKLFIEYLTYEDLNSLLSDWCVVIVPVGSMESHGPHLPLSTDTMIAEAIALRTAMKLNNLGFRVLIGPRIRFGCSGEHINFPGTISLSCESMIELIYEVCKSLANCGFKNILLLNGHGGNEAPLKAAAIKLRDEDSIMVAIVNWFDLISEGFTDHAGPMETSIIINLNFKPSIDYRGVPAVKATSKYVSVKSKVQIPLMDMWSHTGGMGYLGDPSKASLDLGERLLNEASENLVKYIIEAKSRGHLFGRPF